In Alphaproteobacteria bacterium US3C007, one genomic interval encodes:
- a CDS encoding YggT family protein: MMAIYGPLRLILDIAFFIMIVHIIMSWLINFQVLNLHQPMVAQIWQGINRLLEPIYQPLRRVLPNTNPLDLAPLVAFVIIISLRDYILPELLLR; encoded by the coding sequence ATGATGGCAATATATGGACCTCTGCGGCTGATCTTGGATATCGCGTTTTTCATCATGATTGTGCATATTATCATGAGCTGGTTGATCAATTTTCAGGTTTTGAATTTGCACCAGCCAATGGTAGCGCAGATTTGGCAGGGGATAAACCGCTTGTTAGAGCCTATTTATCAGCCTTTACGCCGGGTTTTACCCAATACCAACCCGTTGGATCTGGCGCCTTTGGTGGCCTTTGTAATCATCATTTCTTTACGTGATTACATTCTTCCTGAGCTTTTACTGCGCTAA
- the arfB gene encoding alternative ribosome rescue aminoacyl-tRNA hydrolase ArfB — protein MLRVSDKIIIEEWELSEQFMRASGPGGQNVNKVSSAVELRFEASRSPALSDPVKARLQRLAGRRWTKDGALILQCDETRHQARNREIVRNRLVTLLQQALQRPKPRVATKPTLGSQRRRLAAKKIRGAVKSNRGRPSKAEFDGD, from the coding sequence ATGCTGCGCGTATCGGATAAAATTATCATCGAGGAATGGGAGCTAAGCGAGCAGTTCATGCGCGCCTCTGGCCCGGGTGGTCAAAACGTGAATAAGGTCAGCTCGGCGGTTGAGTTGCGCTTTGAAGCGTCGCGTTCTCCGGCTCTGAGCGATCCGGTTAAAGCGCGCTTGCAGCGATTGGCTGGGCGGCGCTGGACCAAAGATGGTGCGCTTATCTTGCAATGTGATGAAACACGCCATCAGGCCCGAAATCGAGAAATTGTGCGTAACCGGTTGGTGACTTTGCTGCAGCAAGCTTTGCAGCGCCCCAAGCCGCGCGTGGCCACCAAACCCACTTTGGGCAGTCAACGCCGGCGCTTGGCGGCTAAAAAAATTCGAGGCGCGGTGAAAAGCAATCGTGGGCGGCCATCAAAAGCCGAATTTGACGGGGATTAA
- the mepA gene encoding penicillin-insensitive murein endopeptidase, which produces MLLFCGILAGSVLQVGAKAAKNLFGSAQTGSDQTPSAFGSYAKGCLAGADQLTESGPTWQAMRLSRNRNWGHPETINYIQKLSQRASNLRGWNGLYIGDISQPRGGPMLSGHASHQIGLDVDIWLRRADDLSLSRARREEISSTSLRRAKGAYINDKWTGQHFQLLKYAAQDPRVARIFIFPGAKVKMCKQASGDRAWLRKIRPWWGHHSHFHVRLKCPAGLQGCVNQPPPPKGDGCKEAEKWVARILNPPKVKPKPPGPPRPKARPKPKRVLQLADLPGQCRNVLNAK; this is translated from the coding sequence TTGCTGCTGTTTTGTGGTATTTTAGCCGGATCAGTGCTTCAGGTCGGGGCGAAAGCCGCAAAAAACTTATTTGGAAGCGCGCAAACCGGATCGGATCAAACCCCATCTGCGTTTGGCAGCTACGCCAAAGGCTGTTTGGCGGGCGCCGATCAATTGACAGAATCTGGACCCACCTGGCAAGCCATGCGCCTGTCTCGAAATCGCAATTGGGGTCACCCTGAGACGATAAATTACATTCAAAAACTGTCGCAGCGCGCCAGTAATTTGCGCGGTTGGAACGGCCTTTATATTGGCGATATATCACAGCCACGCGGGGGGCCAATGCTAAGCGGGCATGCCAGCCATCAAATTGGTCTGGATGTGGATATATGGTTGCGTCGCGCGGATGATTTATCGCTTAGTCGCGCGCGACGAGAAGAAATTTCGTCAACATCGCTGCGCCGAGCGAAAGGCGCCTATATAAATGACAAATGGACCGGTCAGCATTTTCAGCTTTTGAAATATGCCGCGCAAGACCCGCGTGTTGCGCGGATTTTTATATTTCCCGGGGCTAAGGTTAAAATGTGCAAACAGGCAAGCGGGGATCGCGCTTGGTTGCGTAAAATCCGCCCCTGGTGGGGCCATCATTCCCATTTTCACGTGCGCCTGAAATGCCCGGCGGGCTTGCAGGGCTGCGTAAACCAGCCTCCACCTCCGAAAGGCGATGGTTGTAAAGAGGCCGAGAAATGGGTGGCTCGAATTCTCAATCCCCCCAAGGTCAAGCCAAAGCCGCCGGGCCCGCCGCGTCCAAAGGCGCGTCCAAAGCCGAAGCGGGTGTTGCAATTGGCTGATTTGCCCGGCCAATGCCGCAATGTGTTAAACGCAAAGTAA
- a CDS encoding MFS transporter, with protein MSARKRIWGWYFFDLATQPYNTLLLTFIFGPYFASVAAEYYLSAGVSGTQADAQAQSLWSLCLTITGLIIGFGAPVLGAIADTSGRRIIWIVGFALLYVLGSYSLWWTLPDGSNMLWMLGAFGIGFIGAEFAYIFTNAQLPSLGKRDEIGKISGDGFAFGYFGGIVSLMIMLLLFVEQENGKTIFLELDPLFGLDAAQKEGTRSVGPFVALWFLVLIIPYFLWVKEDPGEKSPIRIRAGLSSLRRSLLSLKTRKSFSLYLLSSMFYRDALNGLYSFGGIYAVLVLDWGISSLGAFGIVAGLSAAVFCWLGGFVDRKYGPKPVITLAILILILVCITVVNMSREMFFGVPLAAGSALPDLVFMSCGVVIGGIGGVLQSASRTMMVRHTSPERATEGFGLYGLMGRATAFLAPALIGVVTWLTESPRLGVSPLIFLFIIGLILLRWVNKDGDQESGEIA; from the coding sequence ATGAGCGCGCGCAAACGGATCTGGGGCTGGTATTTTTTCGATTTGGCCACCCAACCTTATAATACGTTGCTGCTAACCTTTATTTTTGGGCCGTATTTCGCTTCGGTTGCGGCGGAATATTACCTGTCAGCGGGGGTTTCCGGAACGCAGGCAGATGCACAAGCGCAAAGCCTCTGGTCCCTGTGTTTGACTATAACGGGTTTAATCATTGGCTTTGGGGCCCCCGTTTTAGGGGCGATTGCCGATACCTCTGGCCGACGCATCATCTGGATCGTTGGTTTTGCGCTCCTTTATGTCTTGGGCTCTTATAGCCTTTGGTGGACGCTGCCTGATGGCTCGAACATGCTCTGGATGTTGGGGGCGTTTGGGATCGGCTTCATAGGCGCCGAATTCGCCTATATTTTTACCAATGCGCAATTGCCTTCCTTGGGCAAACGCGATGAGATTGGTAAGATTTCTGGGGATGGGTTTGCCTTTGGATATTTCGGGGGAATTGTGTCGTTGATGATCATGCTGTTGCTTTTCGTCGAGCAAGAGAATGGCAAAACGATTTTCTTGGAATTAGACCCTTTATTTGGGTTGGATGCGGCGCAAAAAGAAGGCACACGCAGCGTTGGACCCTTCGTTGCGCTTTGGTTTTTGGTGTTGATCATTCCCTATTTTTTGTGGGTTAAGGAGGATCCGGGTGAAAAATCGCCTATACGCATTCGCGCCGGTTTAAGCAGCTTGCGGCGTTCTCTTTTAAGCTTAAAGACCCGCAAAAGCTTTTCGCTTTATTTACTCTCTTCGATGTTTTATCGCGATGCATTGAACGGGCTCTACAGTTTCGGGGGTATTTACGCGGTCTTGGTTTTGGATTGGGGCATCAGCAGTTTGGGTGCTTTTGGTATCGTTGCAGGCCTTTCCGCGGCTGTTTTTTGTTGGCTGGGTGGCTTCGTCGATCGCAAATACGGGCCCAAACCGGTTATTACGCTGGCAATTTTAATTTTGATTTTAGTTTGTATCACCGTGGTTAATATGAGCCGTGAGATGTTTTTTGGGGTGCCGCTGGCGGCTGGATCTGCGCTGCCTGATTTGGTGTTTATGAGCTGCGGTGTGGTGATTGGGGGCATTGGCGGGGTTTTGCAATCGGCCAGCCGCACGATGATGGTACGCCACACAAGCCCCGAACGCGCCACCGAAGGCTTTGGGCTTTATGGGTTGATGGGGCGGGCTACCGCCTTTTTGGCGCCCGCGTTGATTGGCGTGGTTACTTGGTTGACCGAAAGCCCCCGGCTGGGGGTTTCGCCACTGATTTTTCTTTTCATCATTGGTCTTATTTTGCTACGATGGGTGAATAAGGATGGCGATCAAGAAAGCGGTGAGATAGCCTAA
- the pncB gene encoding nicotinate phosphoribosyltransferase, translating into MVDIATRVWNHKWKIDPIVRSLIDTDFYKLLMCQSVLRNKPQTTVVFSLINRSSQVRLADLIDEGELREQLDHIRGLRLTRGESTWLRGNTFYGKRYMFRPDFMEWFEGLRLPPYHLEKRDGQYELTFEGSWPEVMLWEIPALATLMELRGRAMLKKMGRFELEVLYARAKTKLWEKIETLREIETLRIADFGTRRRHSFLWQDWCVQAMQEGLGEKFVGTSNCLIAMRRDIEAIGTNAHELPMVYSALAHSDADLAQAPYQVLSDWQDEHDGNLRIILPDTYGTEGFLRNAPDYLAGWTGIRIDSGDPASGAEIAIKWWQERGEDPRQKLVIFSDGLDTGMIQKLHHQFSGRVKVSFGWGTHFTNDFRGLVPSEGLDSFSLVCKAVSADGKPTVKLSDNPRKAMGPQSEIKRYKRVFGVGAQNPIEVLV; encoded by the coding sequence ATGGTTGATATCGCCACCCGCGTCTGGAATCACAAATGGAAAATCGACCCGATCGTACGCTCATTGATCGATACGGATTTTTATAAACTTCTGATGTGCCAATCCGTGCTGCGCAACAAACCCCAAACCACGGTGGTGTTCAGCTTGATCAACCGCTCATCGCAGGTGCGCCTTGCTGATTTGATCGATGAAGGTGAATTGCGCGAGCAGTTGGATCATATTCGTGGGCTCCGCCTAACGCGCGGTGAAAGCACTTGGCTGCGCGGCAATACGTTTTATGGCAAACGCTATATGTTTCGACCAGATTTTATGGAGTGGTTCGAGGGGCTGCGCTTGCCCCCTTATCATTTGGAAAAACGCGACGGCCAATATGAGCTGACATTTGAAGGCAGCTGGCCAGAAGTTATGCTGTGGGAAATACCCGCTTTGGCGACGCTGATGGAATTGCGTGGCCGCGCTATGTTGAAAAAAATGGGTCGGTTCGAGTTGGAAGTGCTATACGCGCGCGCCAAAACAAAATTATGGGAAAAAATCGAAACTTTACGCGAAATTGAGACCTTACGGATTGCAGATTTTGGCACCCGCCGCCGGCATTCTTTTTTATGGCAGGATTGGTGCGTGCAAGCCATGCAGGAAGGTTTGGGTGAGAAATTCGTCGGCACCTCAAACTGTTTGATCGCCATGCGCCGTGATATTGAGGCGATCGGCACCAATGCGCATGAATTGCCGATGGTCTATTCGGCCTTGGCGCATAGCGATGCAGATTTGGCGCAGGCCCCCTATCAGGTTCTGTCGGATTGGCAGGATGAGCATGATGGGAATTTAAGAATTATTTTGCCCGATACCTATGGCACAGAAGGTTTTTTGCGCAATGCGCCGGATTATTTGGCGGGGTGGACGGGCATACGTATCGATAGTGGTGATCCGGCAAGTGGTGCAGAAATTGCGATCAAATGGTGGCAAGAGCGCGGCGAAGACCCCAGACAAAAGCTGGTTATTTTTTCGGATGGGCTGGATACTGGGATGATCCAGAAACTGCATCACCAGTTTAGCGGCCGGGTGAAAGTGTCCTTTGGATGGGGCACTCATTTTACAAATGACTTCAGAGGTTTGGTGCCTTCTGAAGGGTTGGATTCATTTTCTTTGGTGTGCAAAGCTGTTTCAGCCGACGGCAAGCCGACGGTCAAATTATCAGACAATCCACGCAAAGCGATGGGCCCTCAAAGCGAGATTAAGCGCTACAAACGTGTGTTTGGCGTGGGCGCCCAGAATCCGATTGAGGTGTTGGTTTAG
- the pncA gene encoding bifunctional nicotinamidase/pyrazinamidase, whose protein sequence is MSKTLLVIDVQNDFCPGGALAVSEGDQIIPAINGLMVGYDRVILTQDWHPKGHSSFASSHNSKAPLDMVEMPYGPQVLWPDHCMQGTFGAQLHADMNQDAAALILRKGSNPLIDSYSAFFENDHVTATGLHGYLQNCGVSALDMVGLATDFCVNYSAVDAAKLGYSVRVLLGACRGIDVNGSLAAAQRDMRDAGVRLEADYG, encoded by the coding sequence ATGTCAAAAACGCTTTTGGTGATTGATGTCCAGAATGATTTTTGCCCCGGCGGCGCCTTGGCCGTGTCGGAAGGTGATCAGATTATTCCTGCAATCAATGGCTTAATGGTTGGATATGATCGGGTGATTTTAACGCAAGACTGGCACCCAAAGGGGCATTCCAGCTTTGCCAGCAGCCATAACAGTAAGGCGCCTCTGGATATGGTTGAGATGCCATATGGCCCGCAAGTGCTGTGGCCGGATCATTGTATGCAAGGCACCTTTGGCGCGCAGCTTCACGCGGATATGAATCAGGATGCGGCGGCGCTTATTCTACGCAAAGGAAGCAATCCTTTGATTGATAGCTATTCAGCGTTTTTTGAAAACGATCATGTAACCGCCACTGGCTTGCATGGTTATTTGCAAAATTGCGGCGTTAGCGCTTTGGACATGGTTGGGCTGGCAACCGATTTTTGTGTGAATTATTCGGCCGTTGATGCCGCGAAACTGGGATATTCCGTGCGGGTCTTATTGGGGGCCTGCCGCGGGATTGATGTGAACGGCTCATTGGCGGCAGCGCAACGCGATATGCGCGATGCCGGTGTGCGATTGGAGGCTGATTATGGTTGA
- a CDS encoding DMT family transporter: MSETSANRTGALFALLGFALFSGHDVIVKMLGDTYSVFQIIFFSVLFSFPLVVLFHLPDRNEDNLMPHHPVWVFLRTCSTVITAVAAFYAFSVLPLAQTYALMFCMPLLITVLAIPILGEQVGAHRWAAVILGFVGVLIVLRPASTALTLGHVAALTAALCGALSSLIVRKIGNEERTIVLMLYPMFANLIVLGPLAAYSYTPIALEDIGLLGCMAVLGFLAMLCIIKAYRSGEAAVVAPMHYSQMLWAALYGIVLFQEFPDRMTMLGSAVIVLSGLYLLLRERRRKDSSQKPVLSTRSRMDIGITPRISLLLKRRS; encoded by the coding sequence ATGTCAGAGACATCCGCCAATCGCACCGGGGCGCTTTTCGCCTTGCTTGGCTTTGCGCTTTTCTCAGGCCATGACGTGATCGTGAAGATGCTGGGTGACACTTATTCGGTGTTCCAGATTATTTTCTTTTCGGTTTTGTTCAGTTTTCCGCTTGTGGTTTTGTTTCATCTGCCTGATCGCAATGAAGATAATCTCATGCCGCATCATCCGGTCTGGGTGTTCCTGCGCACTTGTTCAACGGTGATTACGGCGGTGGCGGCGTTTTATGCTTTTTCTGTTTTGCCACTGGCGCAAACCTATGCATTGATGTTTTGTATGCCCTTGCTGATCACCGTTTTGGCGATTCCGATTTTGGGAGAGCAAGTTGGTGCCCATCGCTGGGCAGCCGTTATCTTGGGGTTTGTTGGGGTGTTGATCGTGTTGCGTCCGGCAAGCACCGCGCTGACTCTTGGCCATGTTGCAGCCTTAACCGCCGCCTTATGCGGTGCGCTTTCATCTTTGATCGTGCGTAAAATCGGCAATGAGGAACGCACGATTGTTTTGATGCTTTATCCGATGTTTGCCAATTTGATTGTTCTGGGTCCATTGGCGGCCTATTCCTATACGCCAATTGCTTTGGAAGATATTGGCTTGTTGGGCTGTATGGCGGTGCTGGGTTTCTTGGCGATGCTCTGTATTATTAAAGCCTATCGCAGTGGAGAGGCCGCGGTGGTGGCCCCGATGCATTATTCACAAATGCTTTGGGCGGCGCTCTATGGAATTGTTTTGTTTCAAGAATTTCCCGACCGGATGACGATGCTTGGTTCAGCCGTGATCGTGTTGAGTGGTCTATATCTTTTGCTGCGCGAGCGGCGCCGAAAAGACAGCTCGCAAAAGCCAGTTTTAAGCACGCGTAGCCGGATGGATATTGGCATCACGCCAAGGATCAGCCTGTTGCTCAAACGCCGATCTTAA
- the leuB gene encoding 3-isopropylmalate dehydrogenase, with amino-acid sequence MTNPSLLILAGDGIGPEVMTEVRKVIDWYGAKRALPFDVFEDLVGGCAYDMHGTPLHDDTMAKAQEVDAVLLGAVGGPKYDDLDFSVKPERGLLRLRKEMDLFANLRPAQCFDALADFSSLKKDVVAGLDIMIIRELTSGIYFGEPRGIFEEGNERVGINTQRYTESEIDRVARSAFELARKRGNKVCSMEKANVMESGVLWREVVQKVHDEDYPDVELSHMYADAGAMQLCRWPKQFDVIVTDNLFGDLLSDAAAMLTGSLGMLPSASLGLPMANGRPKALYEPVHGSAPDIAGQGKANPIACILSFAMALRYSFDQGGEATRLEQAIETVLAQGARTPDLMGPEDGTPITTAEMGDAIIAALDSSL; translated from the coding sequence ATGACAAACCCCTCCCTTCTTATTTTGGCCGGCGATGGTATTGGCCCAGAAGTGATGACCGAAGTGCGCAAAGTGATCGATTGGTATGGGGCCAAGCGCGCTCTGCCTTTTGACGTGTTTGAAGATTTGGTGGGCGGCTGCGCCTATGATATGCATGGCACGCCGCTGCATGATGACACGATGGCCAAAGCCCAAGAGGTCGATGCGGTTTTGCTGGGGGCTGTTGGTGGCCCAAAATATGACGATCTGGATTTCAGCGTGAAACCCGAGCGTGGTTTGTTGCGCTTGCGCAAAGAGATGGATCTTTTTGCCAATTTGCGACCCGCGCAATGTTTTGATGCTTTGGCCGATTTTTCATCTTTGAAAAAAGATGTGGTAGCAGGCCTTGATATTATGATCATTCGCGAGCTGACCTCGGGGATTTATTTTGGCGAGCCGCGCGGTATTTTTGAAGAAGGCAATGAGCGCGTGGGCATCAACACGCAGCGCTATACCGAAAGCGAGATTGACCGGGTAGCGCGCAGTGCGTTTGAACTGGCCCGAAAACGCGGCAATAAAGTCTGTTCGATGGAAAAAGCCAATGTCATGGAATCGGGCGTATTATGGCGCGAAGTGGTTCAGAAAGTACATGATGAGGATTATCCGGATGTAGAGCTTAGCCATATGTATGCCGATGCCGGCGCTATGCAGCTGTGCCGCTGGCCCAAACAATTTGACGTGATTGTCACGGATAACTTGTTTGGGGATCTGCTGTCGGATGCCGCGGCGATGTTGACCGGCAGTTTGGGTATGTTGCCCTCGGCCAGCCTTGGCCTGCCGATGGCGAATGGACGTCCAAAAGCGTTGTACGAGCCGGTTCATGGCTCAGCGCCGGATATTGCCGGTCAAGGCAAAGCCAATCCGATCGCTTGCATTCTAAGCTTTGCGATGGCGTTGCGCTATAGCTTTGATCAGGGCGGGGAGGCGACGCGGTTGGAACAAGCGATTGAAACCGTTTTGGCGCAAGGCGCGCGCACACCAGACCTGATGGGCCCCGAAGATGGCACGCCGATCACCACCGCAGAAATGGGTGATGCGATTATCGCAGCGTTGGACTCTAGCCTGTAA
- the leuD gene encoding 3-isopropylmalate dehydratase small subunit — translation MDKFEKLSGIAAPMPLINIDTDMIIPKVFLKTIKRSGLGVNLFDEMRYQDDGSENPDFVLNKPQYRETEILVAGDNFGCGSSREHAPWAIKDFGIRCVISTSYADIFFNNCFKNGILPIVLPKAQVDVLMKDAEKGSNARIEVDLEAQTVTTSDGETFSFEVDAFKKHCLLNGLDDIGLTMEKAASIDAYESKLQVSHPWV, via the coding sequence ATGGATAAGTTTGAAAAACTCAGTGGGATTGCCGCGCCCATGCCTTTGATCAATATCGATACGGATATGATCATCCCGAAAGTCTTTTTGAAAACCATCAAGCGCTCGGGATTGGGTGTGAACCTGTTTGATGAAATGCGCTATCAGGATGATGGCAGCGAAAACCCCGATTTTGTGCTGAACAAGCCGCAATATCGTGAAACGGAGATATTGGTGGCGGGCGATAATTTTGGCTGCGGCTCTAGCCGCGAACATGCCCCATGGGCGATTAAAGATTTCGGGATCCGCTGCGTGATTTCTACAAGCTATGCCGATATCTTTTTCAACAATTGCTTCAAAAATGGTATTTTGCCGATTGTGCTGCCAAAAGCGCAGGTGGATGTGTTGATGAAAGACGCTGAAAAAGGCTCAAACGCGCGCATCGAGGTTGATCTTGAAGCGCAGACCGTCACAACCTCGGATGGGGAAACCTTTTCCTTCGAGGTGGATGCGTTCAAAAAGCATTGCCTGCTGAACGGTTTGGACGATATCGGCCTGACGATGGAAAAAGCTGCGTCCATCGATGCCTATGAAAGCAAATTACAAGTAAGCCACCCTTGGGTGTAA
- the leuC gene encoding 3-isopropylmalate dehydratase large subunit — translation MTAPKTLYDKIWDAHVAHEAEDGTCLLYIDRHLVHEVTSPQAFEGLRMSGRKVRAPEKTIAVPDHNVPTTLDRAKGIDNPESRIQVEALDKNAADFGIHYYPVSDVRQGIVHIVGPEQGWTLPGMTVVCGDSHTATHGAFGALAHGIGTSEVEHVLATQTLIQKKSKNMKVEITGKLRPGVTAKDITLSVIGATGTAGGTGYVIEYCGEAIRDLSMEGRMTVCNMAIEGGARAGLIAPDEKTFAYCQGRPHAPKGASWETALAYWKSLFSDEGAHFDKVVTLKGEDIAPVVTWGTSPEDVLPITASVPASSDFEGGKVDAAARSLDYMGLTSGTPLTDIAIDTVFIGSCTNGRIEDLRAAAEILKGKKIKDGMRAMVVPGSGLVRAQAEEEGLADIFKEAGFEWRLAGCSMCLAMNPDQLAPGERCAATSNRNFEGRQGRGGRTHLMSPGMAAAAAITGKLTDVREIM, via the coding sequence ATGACCGCCCCGAAAACACTTTACGATAAAATCTGGGATGCGCATGTGGCGCATGAGGCCGAGGATGGCACTTGTTTGCTGTATATTGACCGTCATCTTGTGCATGAGGTGACCAGCCCGCAAGCTTTTGAAGGCCTTCGGATGAGCGGGCGCAAAGTGCGCGCGCCTGAAAAAACCATTGCCGTGCCGGATCATAATGTGCCCACCACGCTGGATCGTGCCAAAGGCATCGACAACCCTGAAAGCCGCATTCAAGTGGAAGCGCTGGATAAAAACGCGGCTGATTTTGGCATTCACTATTATCCTGTTTCGGATGTCCGCCAAGGTATCGTGCATATTGTTGGGCCCGAGCAAGGCTGGACTTTGCCCGGAATGACCGTTGTGTGCGGCGATAGTCATACCGCGACCCATGGCGCTTTTGGTGCTTTGGCGCATGGCATTGGCACCTCTGAGGTTGAGCATGTTCTGGCCACGCAGACGCTCATCCAGAAGAAATCAAAAAATATGAAAGTAGAAATCACCGGGAAATTGCGCCCTGGCGTGACGGCGAAAGACATTACCCTCTCGGTTATCGGCGCGACCGGAACCGCTGGTGGAACAGGCTATGTGATCGAATATTGCGGTGAGGCTATTCGCGATTTGTCGATGGAAGGCCGGATGACCGTGTGCAATATGGCGATTGAAGGTGGTGCCCGCGCTGGTTTGATCGCGCCGGATGAAAAAACCTTTGCGTATTGTCAGGGCCGCCCGCATGCGCCCAAAGGGGCCAGTTGGGAAACCGCACTGGCCTATTGGAAATCACTATTTTCGGATGAGGGCGCGCATTTTGACAAAGTCGTGACGTTGAAAGGCGAAGATATCGCCCCCGTCGTTACCTGGGGCACTTCACCCGAAGACGTTTTGCCGATCACGGCATCCGTGCCCGCCTCGAGTGATTTTGAGGGCGGCAAAGTTGACGCTGCGGCCCGCTCGCTTGATTATATGGGGTTGACGTCAGGCACACCTCTTACCGATATCGCCATCGATACCGTGTTTATCGGGTCATGCACGAATGGGCGGATTGAAGATTTGCGCGCGGCGGCCGAAATTCTAAAGGGGAAGAAAATCAAAGACGGTATGCGTGCTATGGTGGTTCCCGGGTCAGGTTTGGTGCGCGCGCAAGCCGAAGAAGAAGGTTTGGCCGATATCTTTAAAGAGGCTGGTTTTGAATGGCGGCTTGCCGGATGTTCGATGTGTTTGGCGATGAATCCAGACCAGCTGGCGCCGGGCGAGCGCTGCGCGGCCACGTCAAATCGCAACTTTGAGGGCCGCCAGGGCCGCGGTGGACGCACGCATTTGATGTCTCCGGGGATGGCGGCTGCGGCGGCGATCACGGGCAAGCTCACAGATGTACGGGAGATTATGTAA
- the rsfS gene encoding ribosome silencing factor, whose translation MEDTVLTLSVDAAGAAAQPSYLEGHKPVSSETLLTRILDSLAEDKAEDIVDIDLRGKTAIGDYMVIASGRSTRQVAALAEKLTDRLKQEFGRLSKIEGKNTGDWILVDTGDIIVHLFRPEVREFYQLEKMWVPLGQQAKNA comes from the coding sequence ATGGAGGACACAGTCCTGACACTATCAGTTGATGCAGCAGGCGCTGCAGCTCAGCCCTCTTATTTAGAAGGGCATAAACCGGTCTCAAGTGAAACACTTCTTACCCGAATCCTTGACTCCCTCGCCGAAGACAAAGCCGAAGATATTGTAGATATAGACCTGCGCGGCAAAACCGCGATCGGGGATTATATGGTGATTGCCTCGGGGCGCTCTACGCGGCAAGTCGCGGCGCTGGCAGAAAAATTGACCGACCGGTTGAAGCAAGAGTTTGGACGCCTGTCCAAAATCGAAGGCAAAAACACCGGTGATTGGATTCTCGTTGATACGGGGGATATTATTGTACATCTCTTCCGCCCGGAAGTGCGCGAATTTTATCAGTTGGAAAAAATGTGGGTGCCGCTTGGACAGCAGGCCAAGAACGCCTGA
- the rlmH gene encoding 23S rRNA (pseudouridine(1915)-N(3))-methyltransferase RlmH — MRLTICAVGRLKSGPEHLLITDYATRFNRMGRSLGLGPLKIQEVEDKKNIGMSAEAELLRKSIPNSARICALDERGPVMSSPEFTRYMAALRDQGISDLAFVIGGADGIDPSLRDAAHAQLSFGKMVWPHLLVRAMLCEQIYRAAAILAGTPYHRI; from the coding sequence ATGCGTCTTACCATTTGTGCCGTTGGCCGGTTAAAGTCCGGCCCCGAACATCTTTTGATCACCGATTACGCAACCCGGTTCAATCGCATGGGCAGGTCTTTGGGATTGGGCCCTTTGAAAATTCAAGAAGTGGAAGATAAGAAAAATATTGGCATGTCAGCAGAAGCCGAACTGCTGCGCAAATCCATCCCCAATTCGGCCCGTATCTGCGCGCTTGATGAGCGCGGCCCGGTGATGAGCTCGCCAGAATTTACGCGCTATATGGCCGCGTTGCGCGATCAGGGGATCAGCGATTTAGCCTTCGTAATCGGTGGCGCCGATGGAATTGACCCAAGCTTGCGCGACGCGGCCCATGCGCAATTGTCTTTTGGTAAAATGGTCTGGCCACATCTCTTAGTGCGGGCGATGCTATGTGAACAAATTTACCGCGCCGCAGCCATTCTTGCTGGCACCCCCTATCACCGAATATAA